The following proteins are co-located in the Maridesulfovibrio sp. genome:
- the dsrM gene encoding sulfate reduction electron transfer complex DsrMKJOP subunit DsrM produces the protein MNALYSLVLVFALVLIALFGVGSAHMAGLFGTLLPYVAVAVFLVGFANRIIGWAKSPVPFRIPTTGGQQKSLDFIQHDRFDNPVTPGQTFIRMVLEICCFRSLFRNTKVELKDGRVTYASSKYLWLFSLLFHYSFLLIVIRHMRLFFEPVPACIGFVEFVDGIMQIGVPRLYMSDLLILAGLGFLLGRRLKDPKIRYISLVTDYFPLLLIIGIALSGIYMRYFAHVDIMAIKKLTMGLVTFSPVIPAGVSVVFYIHLFLVCVLLVYFPFSKLMHAGGVFLSPTRNMPNDTRINHHENPWNDPNIKPHSYEAYEDEFREVMIEAGLPVEKKA, from the coding sequence TGGCAGGACTGTTCGGCACTCTGTTACCGTATGTAGCGGTTGCCGTATTTCTGGTAGGCTTTGCCAACCGGATTATTGGCTGGGCCAAAAGCCCGGTTCCTTTCCGTATCCCGACCACGGGCGGACAGCAGAAGTCTCTGGATTTTATCCAGCATGACCGCTTTGACAACCCCGTGACCCCGGGTCAAACTTTTATCCGTATGGTTCTTGAGATCTGTTGCTTTCGTTCCCTCTTCAGGAACACCAAAGTAGAACTCAAGGACGGAAGAGTAACTTACGCCTCATCTAAATATTTGTGGCTGTTCTCCCTGCTCTTCCACTACTCATTCCTGCTCATCGTGATCAGGCACATGAGACTCTTCTTCGAACCTGTGCCCGCTTGCATCGGCTTCGTTGAATTTGTTGACGGTATCATGCAGATCGGTGTTCCCAGACTGTACATGTCAGACCTCCTGATTCTCGCCGGCCTCGGCTTCCTGCTCGGCCGCAGACTCAAGGATCCCAAAATTCGTTACATCTCTCTGGTTACCGACTACTTCCCGCTGCTTCTCATCATCGGCATTGCCCTTTCCGGCATCTACATGCGCTACTTTGCGCACGTGGACATTATGGCCATCAAGAAGCTGACCATGGGTCTTGTAACCTTCAGCCCCGTTATTCCCGCAGGTGTGAGCGTGGTGTTCTACATCCACCTCTTCCTCGTGTGTGTGCTGCTGGTTTACTTCCCCTTCAGTAAGCTGATGCACGCGGGCGGCGTATTCCTGTCTCCCACAAGGAACATGCCCAACGATACCCGTATCAACCATCATGAGAACCCCTGGAACGATCCCAACATCAAGCCTCATAGTTATGAAGCTTATGAAGATGAGTTCAGGGAAGTAATGATTGAAGCGGGTCTCCCGGTGGAAAAAAAGGCATAG